The Mastacembelus armatus chromosome 9, fMasArm1.2, whole genome shotgun sequence genome contains a region encoding:
- the ccno gene encoding cyclin-O: MIACPALEFQVARGDRRNVRCRSGEDPGKTDVSRLSSPSHNQHPGGCCCCASNSQPVHWQPVCSKAQKKIREMVSFVNGDNSTETITNGDCYKRRRVNSTSPPTEARTPVQQRQTARHRKQKLKSKLSDSGFEEDLGSSPISSPTLRFVSPVHYDGQLSIWYLQYGDIGFRIQKAKEAQYHPCKSLARQPQLTAEARCKLVSWLIPVHKHLHLSFECCCLAVNIMDRFLASTAVAADCFQLLGITSLLLASKQVEVCSPRISHLLSLCCDAFTKEQLCNLECLILLRLDFRLAAPTLAFFLDFYSNCIEAAQLVTVGGDRFARMNPDTKIPTQCSNLARKVCELSLADYAFNKYPPSLIASCALRLASELLKTEKGFVEHATLQPQQDQWDICVEELFTQAASIQSSASPGVSEDHCQMLKHHFLSMGQESLNHSLAQECGDNLKLLVSLNQDTLEVMSTM; encoded by the exons ATGATCGCTTGTCCTGCATTGGAGTTTCAAG TTGCTCGGGGCGACAGGAGAAATGTGCGCTGCAGGAGCGGGGAAGACCCCGGGAAAACTGACGTCAGCAGACTCTCCTCACCATCCCACAACCAGCATccaggaggctgctgctgctgcgccaGTAATTCCCAGCCAGTGCACTGGCAGCCGGTGTGCAGCAAGGCCCAGAAAAAGATACGAGAGATGGTGTCGTTTGTGAACGGTGACAATAGCACCGAAACTATTACAAATGGGGACTGCTACAAACGGAGACGGGTGAACAGCACATCTCCTCCAACAGAAGCGCGCACACCAGTTCAACAGCGGCAGACAGCCaggcacagaaaacagaaacttaaGTCCAAACTGAGCGACTCCGGGTTTGAGGAAGATCTGGGATCTTCCCCAATTTCATCCCCCACGCTCAGATTTGTGTCACCGGTCCACTACGACGGACAGCTGTCAATCTGGTACCTCCAGTATGGAGACATTGGTTTCAGGATCCAGAAGGCGAAGGAGGCGCAGTATCACCCATGCAAAAGTTTGGCACGCCAGCCACAA TTGACGGCAGAGGCACGGTGTAAGCTTGTCAGCTGGCTCATACCtgtacacaaacatttacatcTCTCCTTTGAGTGCTGCTGTCTGGCAGTCAACATCATGGACAGGTTCCTGGCATCCACAGCAGTGGCTGCTGACTGCTTTCAGCTACTGGGCATCACTTCACTTCTCCTTGCCAGCAAACAG GTGGAGGTGTGCTCACCACGGATCAGCCATCTCTTGTCATTGTGCTGTGATGCTTTTACTAAGGAGCAGCTTTGCAACCTGGAGTGTCTCATCCTCCTTCGTCTCGACTTCCGCCTCGCTGCACCCACACTGGCCTTTTTCCTGGACTTTTATTCCAACTGCATTGAGGCTGCCCAGCTTGTGACTGTAGGTGGTGACAGGTTTGCAAGAATGAATCCAGACACGAAAATACCCACACAGTGCAGCAACCTTGCACGAAAGGTGTGCGAGTTGAGTCTAGCAGACTATGCTTTCAACAAATATCCACCTTCTCTGATTGCTAGCTGTGCACTGAGACTAGCCAGCGAGttactgaaaactgaaaaagggTTTGTTGAGCATGCAACTCTCCAGCCACAACAAGATCAGTGGGACATTTGTGTTGAAGAACTATTTACCCAAGCAGCTTCTATCCAGTCATCTGCGAGCCCTGGGGTTTCTGAGGATCACTGTCAAATGCTGAAGCACCACTTCCTGTCTATGGGTCAGGAAAGCCTCAACCACAGTCTGGCCCAGGAATGTGGAGATAACCTGAAGTTGCTGGTGTCCTTAAACCAGGACACATTGGAAGTGATGTCCACCATGTGA